The following is a genomic window from uncultured Draconibacterium sp..
CCCAGAATTTATCACGGAAACCTCCCATCACAGTCACATCAACCGAAAGAGGAGCACTCCTAACCCAACGCATCATTCCGTTTGTTTTCAACTGAAAATCTTCGCTAAAATCAATTCGGTGCCCGGCCACAAAATACATGTGCCGTTGCTGTTTACTAATGTAGTCGGTTTTAACATCTTCATCAATAATTATGTTATTAATTAGCTTCGGTCCCGATAACCCGAGATAAGTATTTTCGGAAAACAAAAACAAACCCACACCAACATTGGGCAGAAAGTTTTCGTAAATATCGTGGTTAAACAAGGGATCGGAATCAACTGTTTGAAGAGCAACAAGACTGGCACGATAAAAACTCACTCCTCCTTTAAGTCCTAAACCCAACTTAAATTTCTCAGAAACCTTTAAGAAGTATGAATAATCGGCAAAAAATCCAGTTTGTTTTAGTGGCCCAATCTGGTCGGACATTAGCGAGAAACCAACACCAATATTTTGCTCATCGTACGAAGTGTTGTAGGTAAACGAGCGTGTTGCCGGAGCGCCATCGAACTCCACCCACTGGCTGCGTGCTACCATCAGAATATTTCCAACTCCTTTCGAACCTGCATATCCCGGATTTAACACCTGTAGGTTATCCATATACTGTGTGTACATGGGATCTTGCTGAGCATTAGCCTCTTTTCCTTGTAGAAAAACCACAAGGGAAAGAATTAGAAATGCTGCTATTTTTATTCGTTTTCCCATTATCTGTCAATATATACCGAGCCGGCAATTGATTGTTCTCCGTTTCCTAAATCCAATACATAAAAGTATGTTCCGGCAGGCAAGTCACTATCGTCGCCTCCCTGATTCGATTTACCATTCCAAAACCGCGGCGTTGTAGAAATGCCATAACCATGGGCTTTGTAAACTGTTTTTCCCCACCGGTTAATTATGGTAATCGAATTTTGCTCAAACAGCTCAATTCCAATAATCTCAAAATAGTCGTTTACATTATCAGCGTTTGGTGTAAATGCTTCCGGAATAAAGAAATCGGCCGCCGTTACATACACAAAAACATTAGCGTTATCGCATTTTTCGTAGTAGTTACAAATACGGTATTGAAATACATCGCCGCCCAAAAAGCCATCGTTTGGCGTGTATGTTACCGTACCATCACCGTTAACATCAACAAAGCCATTAATCGGGTTTTGCATAATCTGCAATGATAAGAGATCCAGCTCCTGCTGTTCTTCATCGTTGGCAAGCAAATCGATGGTTACCGATTTTCGATATTCGGTTGTATCATAATCATCGTGGGCAATTGGCGCCGAAATAAAACGGCTAACTAACACTGAATCGGTTGATGTACATCCATAAATATCGCTTACAGTAAGATAATATATTCCCGGACTACTTATTTCGGGCGAGGCCGTTTGTTGACCAGCAACAAAAGCTCCGTTTTCGGTTGTCCAGCTATACTTAATTTCTGTTCCAAAACTTCCGGTTCCGTTAAGCAGTGCAGTTGCTCCGTCTTCGAGCATAAAATCTTCGCCTGCATCAGCTGCCAAATCCGACACAGTAATTGTTACTGTATCCTTTGCTGTTAAACCCGAAAGCGAACTTACCGTTAAAATATAAGTAGTTGTTTCACCCGGCGTAAACACAGGATTTGGAATTGTCGGATCGCTTAATCCTGCTGTTGGCTCCCACTGGTACGTATAGGTATTCTCGCGAGGATAGACCGCGTTAAACGAGTAAGACTGACAGCTTCCGATTAAGGTATCGGGGCCGGCATAAACAGTTAAGGCTTCCCCGCCTGCTTTTTCAATTTCAACCAGCTGGCTTATGGTATCTGCCACACATCCGTTTCCGTCGGTTGCTGTGGTGTAAAGCATATAAGTTGCTTCCGGTCCGTCCCATAATATATTGGCAGTTGGTCCGGTTAGTGCCTGCAAATCGGTACTCGTTCCGTATGACGGCTCCACTCTCCAACTGTAAACTGCACCATCAGTGTTTCCAGTTTTTATTGCAGCTTCATAATAGCCTGCGCCACCAGCTTTAACCTTATTATCAGTACTAGTGTATACTATTTTAGGCT
Proteins encoded in this region:
- a CDS encoding type IX secretion system membrane protein PorP/SprF codes for the protein MGKRIKIAAFLILSLVVFLQGKEANAQQDPMYTQYMDNLQVLNPGYAGSKGVGNILMVARSQWVEFDGAPATRSFTYNTSYDEQNIGVGFSLMSDQIGPLKQTGFFADYSYFLKVSEKFKLGLGLKGGVSFYRASLVALQTVDSDPLFNHDIYENFLPNVGVGLFLFSENTYLGLSGPKLINNIIIDEDVKTDYISKQQRHMYFVAGHRIDFSEDFQLKTNGMMRWVRSAPLSVDVTVMGGFRDKFWVGAMYRFGDAYGLLTQFKPSPRMTIGYSYDVTISELSAFNSGTHEIMFSYNLDLFGRGGQVAPWSPDNR
- a CDS encoding gliding motility-associated C-terminal domain-containing protein, with amino-acid sequence MILTLLAALNGAAQQDIVVYEGAEQNYFVANHSGSDYSWRVLTSITPDTDAEPSNYVLTSSANSNEIRVRWKSAGLYYLDVIETDITGCTNRKVVVVTVLSGNRSVAFASQSSAICFNPNPDESRLLRLLDNDGAELDPSKFPVEVKADINGSEFLFQIDNNDRRITVPDSFMLTAPEHDEQIEITLLEATDASEQSLQPLAGGDVHRITVFAQPKIVYTSTDNKVKAGGAGYYEAAIKTGNTDGAVYSWRVEPSYGTSTDLQALTGPTANILWDGPEATYMLYTTATDGNGCVADTISQLVEIEKAGGEALTVYAGPDTLIGSCQSYSFNAVYPRENTYTYQWEPTAGLSDPTIPNPVFTPGETTTYILTVSSLSGLTAKDTVTITVSDLAADAGEDFMLEDGATALLNGTGSFGTEIKYSWTTENGAFVAGQQTASPEISSPGIYYLTVSDIYGCTSTDSVLVSRFISAPIAHDDYDTTEYRKSVTIDLLANDEEQQELDLLSLQIMQNPINGFVDVNGDGTVTYTPNDGFLGGDVFQYRICNYYEKCDNANVFVYVTAADFFIPEAFTPNADNVNDYFEIIGIELFEQNSITIINRWGKTVYKAHGYGISTTPRFWNGKSNQGGDDSDLPAGTYFYVLDLGNGEQSIAGSVYIDR